The following proteins are encoded in a genomic region of Drosophila willistoni isolate 14030-0811.24 chromosome 3R, UCI_dwil_1.1, whole genome shotgun sequence:
- the LOC6650467 gene encoding uncharacterized protein LOC6650467, whose amino-acid sequence MAASVLLACGLNEQKLPGFVHISEESNVDGSFLISCILGQRLRISNAGTLLVCLQHHYQHYFNAGMRLGYNCNIFLGKTLNVIDVLSDMANEGFDSKWLKTADGLTLTEQLIEDIRAQLASNYSNRNSYTILIDNLSILFNLGASKVQVQQFCQSLAALAKEYENLTVITKLSNSDIHQLTDNNVAKLGNVRIQVLRLKSGVFREVDGKLLIERVLDEGSYACEETRKEVLYKVNDRNVKIFNPGEVGVKV is encoded by the coding sequence ATGGCGGCCTCCGTACTGTTAGCTTGTGGACTAAATGAACAAAAGTTGCCCGGGTTTGTTCACATCAGTGAAGAGTCGAATGTAGATGGCAGCTTTCTAATCAGCTGCATTTTGGGACAACGTTTGCGGATATCGAATGCAGGAACACTTCTTGTCTGCTTGCAGCATCATTATCAACACTATTTCAATGCTGGCATGCGTCTGGGATATAACTGCAACATATTTTTGGGCAAAACTCTAAATGTGATCGATGTGCTTAGCGATATGGCCAACGAGGGTTTCGACAGCAAATGGCTAAAGACCGCCGATGGTCTCACATTGACCGAGCAGCTGATAGAGGATATTCGTGCTCAGCTGGCCAGTAATTATAGCAATCGCAATAGCTACACAATATTGATTGACAATCTGTCGATACTTTTCAATTTGGGGGCTAGTAAAGTACAAGTTCAACAATTCTGCCAGTCGCTGGCTGCTTTGGCCAAGGAATACGAAAACCTGACGGTTATCACAAAACTAAGTAACAGCGATATACACCAGTTGACCGATAACAATGTGGCAAAGCTGGGAAATGTCCGTATTCAGGTGCTGCGGTTAAAGAGCGGAGTATTCCGGGAAGTTGATGGCAAGCTGTTGATTGAACGAGTCCTTGATGAGGGTAGCTATGCCTGTGAGGAGACACGCAAAGAGGTTCTCTACAAGGTCAATGATCGCAATGTCAAGATTTTCAATCCCGGCGAGGTTGGAGTTAAGGTGTAA